A single Triticum dicoccoides isolate Atlit2015 ecotype Zavitan chromosome 2A, WEW_v2.0, whole genome shotgun sequence DNA region contains:
- the LOC119354833 gene encoding protein phosphatase 1 regulatory subunit INH3-like, whose protein sequence is MATRGPPPSSSSSSGSVTVTIDPSPSSSAPAAAPPPPETVVLRLKRRAKKKVSWKEGTVDNESLGRKSSKKCCIFHKEVPFDEDCSDNEADGGRRNPHGDAGEGTSGGKGGCSSSSHGHDHGHRHHR, encoded by the coding sequence ATGGCTACCCGCGGGCCGcctccgtcgtcgtcgtcgtcatccggatccgtgaccgtgacgatcgacccctccccttcctcctccgcccccgcggccgctccgccgccgccggagacggtGGTCCTGCGGCTGAAGCGGCGGGCGAAGAAGAAGGTGTCCTGGAAGGAGGGGACCGTCGACAACGAGTCCCTCGGCCGCAAGAGCTCCAAAAAGTGCTGCATCTTCCACAAGGAGGTGCCCTTCGACGAGGACTGCAGCGACAACGAGGCGGACGGCGGCCGCCGGAATCCGCATGGGGACGCCGGGGAGGGGACCAGCGGCGGCAAGGGCGGCTGCTCTTCCTCCTCCCacggccatgaccacggccacagaCACCACCGCTGA
- the LOC119359446 gene encoding probable ribonuclease P/MRP protein subunit POP5 isoform X2 translates to MVHFKNRYMVMEVFIDASRGEADPVILTQFNITKVIRDSIQLNFGECGLAASLGSLQVKYVNPVTKLCVIRVSREDHQKVWAAITMVRSIGKIPVSFNLLDEVSGPARKQRWSAKKRSLSSTSWLLVTV, encoded by the exons ATGGTTCATTTCAAGAACAGGTACATGGTGATGGAGGTCTTCATCGACGCTAGCAGAGGAGAGGCTGATCCTGTCATCCTCACCCAGTTCAACATAACCAAAGTGATCAGAGACAGCATCCAGCTCAATTTTGGGGAATGCGGCCTAGCTGCATCTCTTGGATCATTGCAAG TGAAGTATGTAAATCCTGTGACGAAGCTTTGCGTAATCCGAGTGTCGCGTGAAGATCACCAGAAAGTGTGGGCTGCTATCACAATGGTGAGGAGCATTGGGAAGATCCCAGTGTCGTTCAACCTCTTGGAT GAAGTATCAGGGCCTGCAAGAAAGCAGCGCTGGAGTGCGAAGAAGCGAAGTTTGAGCAGTACAAGCTGGCTGCTGGTGACCGTATGA
- the LOC119359446 gene encoding probable ribonuclease P/MRP protein subunit POP5 isoform X1: MVHFKNRYMVMEVFIDASRGEADPVILTQFNITKVIRDSIQLNFGECGLAASLGSLQVKYVNPVTKLCVIRVSREDHQKVWAAITMVRSIGKIPVSFNLLDVSGSIRACKKAALECEEAKFEQYKLAAGDRMTQEIIESMQSCFAKLKGLDS; this comes from the exons ATGGTTCATTTCAAGAACAGGTACATGGTGATGGAGGTCTTCATCGACGCTAGCAGAGGAGAGGCTGATCCTGTCATCCTCACCCAGTTCAACATAACCAAAGTGATCAGAGACAGCATCCAGCTCAATTTTGGGGAATGCGGCCTAGCTGCATCTCTTGGATCATTGCAAG TGAAGTATGTAAATCCTGTGACGAAGCTTTGCGTAATCCGAGTGTCGCGTGAAGATCACCAGAAAGTGTGGGCTGCTATCACAATGGTGAGGAGCATTGGGAAGATCCCAGTGTCGTTCAACCTCTTGGATGTGAGTG GAAGTATCAGGGCCTGCAAGAAAGCAGCGCTGGAGTGCGAAGAAGCGAAGTTTGAGCAGTACAAGCTGGCTGCTGGTGACCGTATGACGCAGGAGATTATCGAATCCATGCAGAGTTGCTTTGCCAAACTTAAAGGATTAGATAGTTAG